DNA from Chitinophaga pendula:
TTGTGTAGGGAAGGAGTAGGTCTGTCCGGCGCGGGAGGCGGGCAGCAGGAGGTTTTCGAAGGTGCGGTTGGCCCCCTGCATTACCTGGAATATATGTTCGCGGTTTTTGCGTTGGAGGAAGGTGAGATAGAAGCCATTTCCTTTGCGGGAGGTATTATCTTCCACGAGGTCGTAAGCGCCCATGTCGATGACTGCTTTCATGGCATCGGCGGCTGTTTTCCAACGTTCGTTGCCAAAGTTGCTATAGCCCAGTAGTTTTTGCTGGTCGCCGGAGGCGCCGAGGTTGCCACCATTGAACAAGGGGCTGGCGGCCATGAGCAGCAATTTTGCTTTTACTGCCATGGCGGCACCTTTGGTGGGTCTGCCGTAGTTGTCCGGTGTATGTTCTACCGGCAGTATGGCAGCTGCGTCGTCGAGTTCTTTGGTGATGTATTGTACGCATTCTTCGAAGCTGGCGCGCGGCTGGTCGAACTTATCTTCGAGGCCATAGAGGCGATCGCCGATGAGGGGGATGCCGCCGTGGGTGCGAAGGAGGTGGAAGTAGAAGTATGCTCTGAGGAAGCGTATTTCTGCTTTGGCCATGGCTTTGCGGCTGGCGGACAGCGGGCCGTTGTCTACGCTGGAGAGGAATATGTTGGCGCGGCGGATGCAGTCGTAGGGGATGTTCCAGTGGTCGGCGCGCATGCGGGAGAAGTCGGCTACGCCAGCGAACTGGGCGCCATTGTATGCCTGTGCGGTCTGGGCGGTGTTGCCTGACCAGCGTATTTCGGAGTCGTCGGTGGCATCGGAGAAGCTCCAGATGCCGCCACCGAAGAGGCCATTATCTATGAAGTAGGTGAATGACAGTTGCCGGTATACACCATTGAGGAACTGCATGGTGAGGGCACTGTCTGCGAAGGTTTTCTGGCGATCGATGGTGCCGGTGTCTGTTTTATCCAGGAAGTCGTCGCCGGTGACTTTTTTGCAGGCGCTTGTTGTGGCGGCGGCGAGTAGTAATGTATATAGAATCTGTTTAGTCTTCATCGCGATGCTATTTAAAGGATACCTGAATACCGAAGTTGTATACTTTCTGCTGCGGGTAGTTGCTGTAGGCTTCTGAGCCCTGGCTTCCGCGGGCGGATTCCGGGTCTACGTCGTATATCTTAAGGTTGAACCATGTCATGAGGTTGAGGCCATTGGCGTAGAGGCGTACATTTTCGAGGCGAAGTGCGTTGACGATACGTTTGGGCAGCTGGTAACCTATTTCTACGTTTTTGATACGGAGGTAGTCGGCGGATCTGAGCCAGAAGGTGGACATGTCGAAGTTGACGCCACCGAGGCGCGGGTATTCGGCTATGTCTCTTGTCTCGGGTGTCCAGCGTTTGAGGTGGATAGCGGAGGGGATACCGTTGGAGTTGCCTATCTGCAATAATGTGGAGGCATCGAGGCTACCGCGGGTAGCGCCCTGCAGGAGTACGGAGGCATCGAGGCCTTTGTAGCTGAAACCGGCGCTGATACCATATGTTACCTGTGGCAGGTTAGGATAGCCGATGGGGCCGATATCGCCCTGATCTATCTTGCCATCGCCATTCATATCCTTGAAGCGGATATCGCCCGGCTTTACGGTCTTGCCTATTACGGGCGGGCTTTTAGCGATGTCGTCATCATCATAGTAGAAGCCATCGAAGGTGTATCCATATATCTGTCCGATGGGACGGCCTGTTTGTGCCAGCATCGGGTTGGCGGCGTTGAGTGGTTCGTCTCTATAGCGCACTTTATTTTTTGCGACGGAGAGGTTGCCTTTGACGAAGTAGCTGAGTGACTGGTTTATTTTATTGCGGTGTGTGGCTTCTATTTCGAGGCCTTTGTTACTTACGCGGCCGACATTCACCGGCGGTAGACTGATCCCTGTGAAGTTAGGTACGCTACCTCTTTGGGTGAGGATATCGTAGCGATAGTTGTCGAAATAGTCTACTACCAGTTCCAGTTTGCCTTTGAACAAGTGCATTTCCATGCCCAGGTCGAGTTTGCGTTCGCGTTCCCAGCGGACATCTTCGTTGGCCAGTGCCCCTGGTGTGATGACGGGGAAGGTGTTGGGCGTTTCTCCGAAGTTGTAGTTCTGGTCGGGTCTGTTGTAGACCTCTTCATATACATATTTAAAGGCGCCACCGATGTTATCGCTACCTACTTCTCCGTAGGAGGCTCTGAGTTTGAGGTAGTCGATGAACCGGATGTTGCGTTTAAAGAACGGTTCTTCGCTTACGTTCCAGCCACCGGATATTGCTGGGAAGAAGCCATAGCGTTTGCTGGCTTTAAAGCGGTCGGTACCGTTGTAGCCCATATTGAACTCTATGAGATATTTAGAGCGGAAGTCGTATCCGACGCGGGCGGAGTATCCTCTGAAGTTGTCTGGTACGTTGGCGCCATTGATATTGCTGATCTGGTTGAAGAGGCCCAGTGCGTATACGGTATGGTCGCCGAAGGTGTTGCGGTAGTCGAGGATGGCCTGCATATTGAGTTTACGTATAGGCTTGCCGGTACCATTCTGGAAGTCGGCATCGGCACCCAGTACTGGCATGCGGTATAAGTCGGGGAATACGGACTCGTACCTATCTGCTGCTGCGATGTATTCATATACCGGGAACCGGCCACGGGTGACGCTGCGGCGGTATTGGAAATCGTTGGTGTAGGCGATGGTACCTTTTGCGGACAAACCTTTAGCAATGAAGTCCAGTTTATGTGTGGCGGTGAGGTTCAGGTTAAGGTCGTTGTCGTACTGTCTTTTATAGCCTGCGTATTTGAGTATGCCTACGGGATTGAGGGTAGCGCTTTTTCTGCCACCGAAGGAGCCATCGGGATTGTATACCGGGTATATCCAAGGTGAGAGAAGTCCGCTGGTGATGCGGCGCCAGAAGGGCCATGCGCCACCTGGTACTACATCTGGCAGGTTAGGTTCGTTGGTTTCGGAGAAACGAGCGGACAGGTCGAGGCGGAGGCTGAGGTCGCGTGTGACATCCACGTCGAGGTTGGAGCGGAAGTTATACCGTTTGAGGTAGTAGTTATTATTAAAGTCTTCTTCTTTTGGCAGGTCTTTGAGGATACCATTCTGAAAGATGTAACCTAGGGATACGAAGTAGCGAACGGCTTCTGAGCCGCCGCTGATATCGAGGTTATTTCTTTGCTGGAGGGTATTTTTTTTCATGACCTCATCGTACCAGTTGACGTTTGGATATTTGAATGGATCGTCTCCTTTCCTGAAATGTTCGATGGCTTCCGGGCTGGTCATGCCGGGGAGGAACAGTTCCGGGTCCTGGTTGGAGTTTTTATACTGTTCTACCAGCAGAGGGATGGCCTGGTATGCAGGTAGTGGTTTGCGATATACGGTAGGTTGCTGGAGGCCTGTTTCGGAGCGGAATGTGATCTTAGGCGGGCCTTGTTTACCTCTACGGGTGGTGATCACGAGTACGCCATTGGCGCCTTTTATACCATATATAGCGGTGGTGGAGGCATCTTTGAGGATGGCCACACTTTCGACTTCGTTGGGATCGATCTGGCTGACCATGTCGTAGCTATATTCGATATCGTCGACGATGATGAGCGGGTTGTTAGGGTTTGGGGAGCCGGTGTTGTAGGAGCTGTTACCCCTGATAAAGAAGTTGGCTCCATCTTTACCCGGCTGGCCGCTTGTTTGTTGCTGGAAGAGGCCGGGGAGTCGGCCTACCAGTGAGTTTTGGATGCTGGCTGCCGGGCTTTGGCGAAGTTCCTTCCCTCCTATCATGCTGACGGCGCCGGTGCTGGTCATTTTCTTTTGTTTGGCGAAGCCGACGGTGACGATCTCACCCAGGCCTGTTACGGCGTCGCTGAGGACGATGTTGACGGTCGTTTTGACTGCTACGTTAATGGATTTCGGGCTATAGCCTACGGAGCTGACGGTGAGTTCCAGTCCATTATTTTTCAAGGTGATGGTGAATGCTCCTTTATCATCGCAGATGGCGACATTTTTAGGATCGTTGGACGCTTTGACGGTGGCGAAAGGTACGGGGCCGTTGGCGTCGGAGACGGTCCCTTTGATCCTGCGTTCCTGTGCCAGTGCGGTGAGGCACCAGGAGAGCAGGCATATGATAGATACGATACGTTTCATGCTGGCTGATAGTTTATTCATTTTCAATCCGGCGGTTTAGAAGTTCCAGCCGTTATTCTGCCTCATGTTAGGGTTGGTTTCGATCTCGCTGTAGGGGATCGGGTACCAGTAGAGGCGTTCGGCGAATGATGCCGGTGTTACTTCGAAGCGTGTATAGGTGAACGTACCACCCTGTTGTGGGGTGATGCGCATGCCGGTGACAGGTTTGTTTAATACTGTGCCCGCCAGTTTCCAGCGGCGGAGGTCCCAGTGGCGATGTTCTTCGAAGGCCAGTTCTATGCGTCTTTCATTTTGTATGATGGTGCGCAGTTGTGCTTGTGAGACGGCGGCTGGAATGCCATATCGATTATCTGTGCCGGGGAGGATGCCGGCTCTTTTACGTAAGGCGATGAGGGCATCTACGGCTTCTTTTACCGGGCCTTGTTCTTCGTTCCTGGCTTCTGCGAGGTTGAGCAGCACTTCTGCGTACCGGAGGAGGATGACATGGTGTTGCTGGTTGCTGTAGGCGGAGGCGGATTCGAACTTGCCCATGAACTTGCGCAGGTAGTATCCTGTTTTGGTTTGGGTGATGATGCCACCAGGTTTATCGAGGCCGCCATCGAATGTTTCGACGAGTCGGTTGAGCCATTTGCTGCCATTGTAAAAGACGGTGGCGGCGAGGCGGGGATCTCTTTTATCGTAAGGGCGTGCGGCATCGTATTCTGATCGTGTATCTGTGATCGGTAGTCCATTGATCATGGGGAAGGCATCTACGAGTTCCTGAGAGGGGCTGGTATATCCTTTACCTGCGGCGGCGTTGAGGTATCCGACGGGGCCATTGTTCTGTTCAACGGACTGGTCGGGAGTACGCTGGCGATTGAAGATAAACTCTGTGTTTTTAGTACTGATGAACAAGCCGATGAAGTCGGTTGCCAGGTTATAGTTATTGAGGCGTACGATGTCTGCGGCTGCGGTGGCGGCGTTGGCCCAGCGAGCGGGATCGTTGTTGGTATTATAGAGGGGGCTGGCCCAGTATAGCAGCAGGCGAGCTTTCAAGGCCATGGCGGCTCCTTTGGTAGCGCGGCCGTAGTCGGCATCGGCGAGGGTTGGCGGCAGGAGGAGGTCCTGGACGGTATTGAGTTCTGCCAGTATGTGCTGTACTGTTTCTGTGATGGTGTTGCGGCTGTAGTTAAGGCGATCGTTGATGGTGAGTACGGTATCGGCCATTAGTGGTACGCCGCCCCAGCGTTTGAGTAGTTCGAAGTAAAAGAAAGCGCGGAGGAAGCGGGCTTCTGCTTTCCAGTACTGTTTATTTTCTGTGGTGGTGGGCACTTTATCGATCCTAGAGAGGAAGATGTTAGCGCGGCGGATGCCGTTGTAGTTGCGTTCCCAGGCGTTGTCGATGACATTCTGAGGGCTGATGCGGCCTTTGCGGAAGTCGTCGGTGAGGTTACCATCGCGGGAGGCGACGGCATCGTCGGTGGCGCAGTCGAGGAATGCATTATCGATGCGGTTGTATCCATCTGGCAGTTGCTGATAGACGCTCATGAGGAATGCCCTGGCGTTATCTGCATTCTTATCTATCTGATCGAAAACGAGATCGTCGGTGAGGCGGTCTTGCGGCTCTGTTTCGAGGGTACGCCGGCAGCTGTCCTGAGCCAGTGCGAGGGTGGTGAAGAGCAGCATTATCCAATATCTTTTCATACTGTACGGAATTAATAGTTTAGAGTTGCACGTTGACGCCTATGTTGAATACCCGTTGGTTGGGATATCCTCCTTGGTAGGATTCGGGATCGACTCTATCCAGGCCGGTGAAGGTGAGGAGGTTGTATCCGTTGGCGAATGCGCGGACTGTTTGTAAGCGGGCGAATTTGATCCAATGTGCCGGGAGGGTGTATCCTAATTCGAGATTTTTGAGGCGCAGGTAGCTGCCATCTTTTACCCAGAAGGAGGACAGGCGTTGGTTGTTAGGATTGGCGCCTACGGCGAGTCGTGGATAGGAGGCGGTGGCGGCGGTAGCAGGTGTCCATCGATCGAGGTGATGTTCCATGGCCTGGCCTCTGCCACCGTTTTGGAATTCCCAGGTGTTGCTGCCATTGAGTACGATATCTCGATTTTTAACGCCCTGCCATACCATGCTGAGGTCTATTCCTTTCCAGGTGAGGCCTATGGTGGCGCCATAGTATATAAGCGGTTTGGTGCTACCGATGGCGGTTTCGTCGCGGAGGTCGATGATGCCATCTCCATTCTGGTCTACATATTTGATATCTCCCGGTACGGGGGAGTATGCATCTGGGCGGGCATGTGTCTGTATATCTTCTGCGGATGCGTAGAAGCCATCGGCTACGAGGCCGAAGAGCTGTCCTACGGGCATACCAGTACGTTTTTGTGCCTGGCCCGGGCGGATGACCTCTTGTATATCGTCTGTCCTGCTTTTGAGGACGCTACCATTGGCCTGTATGAAATACGACAAGTCGCCGGTCCGGGTACGCCAGGCGGCGGAGGCTTCCCAACCGCGATAGGAGGTGGCACCGATGTTCTCCCTGGGGAGGTCGTTGCCGATGATACTGCTGGCATTGATACCTCGCTGCATGAGGAGGTCTTTATACTGGTCGCGGAAGTGGTCGACGGTGATATGGAATCGTTCTTTAGCGAAGGCGATATCGAGTCCGATGTTCAGTTTACCGGCTTTTTCCCAGGTGATGTACGGGTTGGCCAAGGCAGCTTCGCGGATGGCGGTGATACTAGTGGGCGGGTTGCCCAGCGGGTAATTGCCATCGGTTGCATAAAACTGCAAATAATTATAGTATCCTGCGTTGGCGGTATTGCCGGTGCGGCCATAGGAGGCTCTGAGCTTCAGGGTGCTGATACCGGCGAGGGGGCTGCCGATCCACCAGTTTTCTTTAGCGATGTTCCAGCCCAGGCCGATAGCGGGGAAATACCCTTTGCGTTTGTCTTTGCGATACATGTTGTTGGCGCTATAGGACATGGCCAGTTCGAGCAGGTATCGCTGTGCGTAGTCGTATTTTATCCTGGCGGAGAGGGCGCTATTGATGAGGGGGAGTACGTTGCCATTGGTATAGCTATCGCGGTACCATAGCAAGGTGGCTCCGAGGTGGTGTTGTCCGAAAGTGCTGTCATAGCCCAGGGACAGTTCAGTGTAGGCCTGTCTGTTTTGGGCGGTGATGCTGCTGCCGTTTGACTGGGCGCCATCTGAGCCGATGATGCTGGTATTTGTTTCGCCGGTGACCGGGTTGGTTTTGACGTTGTAGACGGCGAAGGATTTTTTACGATCTATTGCTTCTTCATAGTAGCTGTTGAAGGAGGCGGTTCCTTTCACATATAGTCCTGGCAGCCAGGTATCCAGTTTTTGCCGGAGGCTGAGATCTACCATCAGGTTGCGGTTGTAGGAAGGGCGGTATCCGGAGCGGACTATTTGTCCATATATATTATTGCTGTAGTCGTTGTTGCCTCCCAGGCTGCCATTATTGTTGAATACCGGATAGGCATTGTTGGGAGTGCCGAGGATGCTGGAGTATACGCCGGCGGTGGTGGCACCCGGTTCGTTGCCGTTGCGGATGCGACCGAACAGGCTCAAGGTCATGAGTGTGGTGCGGGTGAGGTCTACGTCGAGGTTACTACGGAAGATGTATCGTTTGTAGAAGTTATTGGTTGGGTATTTATTATTCGGGTCGGTGACGAAGTATCCCTGTTGGTTGAGATAATCGAGATCGACGAAGTAGCGGGAGATGCGGTTACCGCCGGCGATGTTAAGATTATACCGTTGCATGGCAGCCTGGTCTTTGATGGCGGTGTTGTACCAGTCGACGTCGGGATGTCCGAAGGGGTCGGAGCCATTTTGCCAGGCGGCGAGGTCTGTTGCGGAGTAGATGGGTTGTTTACCATCATTCTGCAGGGCCTCGTTGTACAGGCGTGCATAGTCGTATGCTTTAAGGAAACGCGGTGTTTTAAGTTGTTGCTGGATGGCGGACTGGGCGGTGAAAGATATCCGTTTTTTGCCACTGTAGCCATGTTTGGTATTGACCATGACCACCCCTCCGCTGCCTCTCATGCCGTACATGGCGGTGGCGAGTGCATCTTTCAGTACGGTAACGGAAGCTATCTGTTCGGGATCGATGGAGAGAGCGGACCTTGGTACGCCATCTATTACGACGAGCGGTGCTTGTCCTCTGACGGACATAGCGGCGGCATCGAATCCTGGTGCGTGATTGAACTGGAATAGGTATAGCCCTGCCAGTTTGCCATAGAGGCTGTTTTCCAGTTGTGTGACGGGTATACCGCGGATATCTCCATATCCTATGCTTCCCTGTGCCTGTAGTAAGGTGGCGGCGGATTGTATCCCGAACAGTACCGGAACGGAGTCGCGGTTTTGTATGCGTTGTACGGGGATGGTGTCCTGCCGGGGAGGCGATGCGTACGTTGGTAAAGTCATAGCTGGACCTAATAGTCCAAGGAATAGTTGTGCAGCGTATTTTCTGATCATATCGCTTTTCCTTTTTGCTGCCGTTTTCGGGCAGATCATGTGAAGTATATGGATAATATGTCCCCCACCGCTTTTCAGCGGCAATTGTTGTCCGGGGTGCAGTGTTTACTTGTTACTGCACCAGATTAATTGTGATTGAATGATTGGATACTGCTAGTGGCTCACACTTTGATTTTGGTCTATGATAAAAGTTACCGGTGACAATTTGTCCATCTTTTATGCATCTCTTTTTCTCATTACGTGGTTGTTGTATCTGGGTCAAATTTAGGGGGGTGTGGGGAAGATATTACCCGTCAATTGCTGCTTAAATACGGGTGAAATGTATCATTTGTGGAGTATCAAAACCGGTCGTACCCGCTATCAGTGTGAATTATCACACTAACGTTGTAAAGACAGCACGAAGTAATCCTGGTTGTTTCAGCGAGGAAGGGTTGCTGGGGCAAAAAGGGGCGACTGCATTGTCGATTTGTCAGCGGAAGGGTGGACCTAAGGTATACGAATGATATACCCTAACTACAGGAAAGGTGGACCTAAGGTATACGAATGATATACCCTAACTACGGGAAAGGTGGACCTAAGGTATACAAACGGGCCGTCTGCATAAAAATGGCCTCCGTCAGTTGACGGAGGCCGGTGTGGTACTATTAGTATGTCTTTATTTAGTCAGGGAGGTGATGGGAGTTAATTCCACTTTACGGAATTCCACTTCGGCACCTTCTGCCTGCAGGGCGATCTGTCCTTTTTGTGCGGTGCAGTTGGTACCATAGTTGGCTAGTTTACCATTTACCCAAACTTTGATGGTATCATTCAGGCATTCGACCACCATGGTATTCCATTCACCTAATGGTTTTTCTGCATCGTCGACGAGGTTTTGTATCCTACGTTTTTTACCATCGACGACGCCCCATTCGCTTTTAGGACCGCGGCGTTTTTCCATGTCGGGGACGGTGATGTCTTCGCTGATGCACCAGAAATCGCCGGCATTTTTATGCATCATCTGCACTTCCAGGGATTTAGGGAACATATCATACAATATACGCGGGGTAGAGGCATGTACCAATACGCCGCAGTTGCCTGGTTTGCCGGGGAACCTGTATTCTACTTTCAGGCGGTAGTTCTGATAGCTTTCATCTGTGATGATGTGTCCCTGGGGGGAGGCGAGGCTGACGAAGACGCCGTTGCGTAAAATGAAC
Protein-coding regions in this window:
- a CDS encoding 3-keto-disaccharide hydrolase; the protein is MKTNITATWLLAIILLGTTGFLKAQTRSLMNFKDLKGWHIDVPAMDKDTTVKSPFILRNGVFVSLASPQGHIITDESYQNYRLKVEYRFPGKPGNCGVLVHASTPRILYDMFPKSLEVQMMHKNAGDFWCISEDITVPDMEKRRGPKSEWGVVDGKKRRIQNLVDDAEKPLGEWNTMVVECLNDTIKVWVNGKLANYGTNCTAQKGQIALQAEGAEVEFRKVELTPITSLTK
- a CDS encoding SusC/RagA family TonB-linked outer membrane protein: MNKLSASMKRIVSIICLLSWCLTALAQERRIKGTVSDANGPVPFATVKASNDPKNVAICDDKGAFTITLKNNGLELTVSSVGYSPKSINVAVKTTVNIVLSDAVTGLGEIVTVGFAKQKKMTSTGAVSMIGGKELRQSPAASIQNSLVGRLPGLFQQQTSGQPGKDGANFFIRGNSSYNTGSPNPNNPLIIVDDIEYSYDMVSQIDPNEVESVAILKDASTTAIYGIKGANGVLVITTRRGKQGPPKITFRSETGLQQPTVYRKPLPAYQAIPLLVEQYKNSNQDPELFLPGMTSPEAIEHFRKGDDPFKYPNVNWYDEVMKKNTLQQRNNLDISGGSEAVRYFVSLGYIFQNGILKDLPKEEDFNNNYYLKRYNFRSNLDVDVTRDLSLRLDLSARFSETNEPNLPDVVPGGAWPFWRRITSGLLSPWIYPVYNPDGSFGGRKSATLNPVGILKYAGYKRQYDNDLNLNLTATHKLDFIAKGLSAKGTIAYTNDFQYRRSVTRGRFPVYEYIAAADRYESVFPDLYRMPVLGADADFQNGTGKPIRKLNMQAILDYRNTFGDHTVYALGLFNQISNINGANVPDNFRGYSARVGYDFRSKYLIEFNMGYNGTDRFKASKRYGFFPAISGGWNVSEEPFFKRNIRFIDYLKLRASYGEVGSDNIGGAFKYVYEEVYNRPDQNYNFGETPNTFPVITPGALANEDVRWERERKLDLGMEMHLFKGKLELVVDYFDNYRYDILTQRGSVPNFTGISLPPVNVGRVSNKGLEIEATHRNKINQSLSYFVKGNLSVAKNKVRYRDEPLNAANPMLAQTGRPIGQIYGYTFDGFYYDDDDIAKSPPVIGKTVKPGDIRFKDMNGDGKIDQGDIGPIGYPNLPQVTYGISAGFSYKGLDASVLLQGATRGSLDASTLLQIGNSNGIPSAIHLKRWTPETRDIAEYPRLGGVNFDMSTFWLRSADYLRIKNVEIGYQLPKRIVNALRLENVRLYANGLNLMTWFNLKIYDVDPESARGSQGSEAYSNYPQQKVYNFGIQVSFK
- a CDS encoding RagB/SusD family nutrient uptake outer membrane protein produces the protein MKTKQILYTLLLAAATTSACKKVTGDDFLDKTDTGTIDRQKTFADSALTMQFLNGVYRQLSFTYFIDNGLFGGGIWSFSDATDDSEIRWSGNTAQTAQAYNGAQFAGVADFSRMRADHWNIPYDCIRRANIFLSSVDNGPLSASRKAMAKAEIRFLRAYFYFHLLRTHGGIPLIGDRLYGLEDKFDQPRASFEECVQYITKELDDAAAILPVEHTPDNYGRPTKGAAMAVKAKLLLMAASPLFNGGNLGASGDQQKLLGYSNFGNERWKTAADAMKAVIDMGAYDLVEDNTSRKGNGFYLTFLQRKNREHIFQVMQGANRTFENLLLPASRAGQTYSFPTQQLVDAFPMANGKQPDQQGSGYNEAQPYQNRDPRFYFTVLYNGASWLMRASNRQEPVWLYQFAPQDGLNTNSNATRTGYLWRKMMDENAGGNYGVEPTRCLPVIRFAEILLGFAEAANEYEGPTPAVYDAVERIRRRAGLSPYQLPTGLSKEQMRDAIRNERRVELAFEEGHRFFDLLRWKMFDKLVNGDMYGMRWTKVNETTFTPQRFVFETRVFKSPQMYFMPIPQAEINKAPMLTQNPGW
- a CDS encoding SusC/RagA family TonB-linked outer membrane protein, translating into MIRKYAAQLFLGLLGPAMTLPTYASPPRQDTIPVQRIQNRDSVPVLFGIQSAATLLQAQGSIGYGDIRGIPVTQLENSLYGKLAGLYLFQFNHAPGFDAAAMSVRGQAPLVVIDGVPRSALSIDPEQIASVTVLKDALATAMYGMRGSGGVVMVNTKHGYSGKKRISFTAQSAIQQQLKTPRFLKAYDYARLYNEALQNDGKQPIYSATDLAAWQNGSDPFGHPDVDWYNTAIKDQAAMQRYNLNIAGGNRISRYFVDLDYLNQQGYFVTDPNNKYPTNNFYKRYIFRSNLDVDLTRTTLMTLSLFGRIRNGNEPGATTAGVYSSILGTPNNAYPVFNNNGSLGGNNDYSNNIYGQIVRSGYRPSYNRNLMVDLSLRQKLDTWLPGLYVKGTASFNSYYEEAIDRKKSFAVYNVKTNPVTGETNTSIIGSDGAQSNGSSITAQNRQAYTELSLGYDSTFGQHHLGATLLWYRDSYTNGNVLPLINSALSARIKYDYAQRYLLELAMSYSANNMYRKDKRKGYFPAIGLGWNIAKENWWIGSPLAGISTLKLRASYGRTGNTANAGYYNYLQFYATDGNYPLGNPPTSITAIREAALANPYITWEKAGKLNIGLDIAFAKERFHITVDHFRDQYKDLLMQRGINASSIIGNDLPRENIGATSYRGWEASAAWRTRTGDLSYFIQANGSVLKSRTDDIQEVIRPGQAQKRTGMPVGQLFGLVADGFYASAEDIQTHARPDAYSPVPGDIKYVDQNGDGIIDLRDETAIGSTKPLIYYGATIGLTWKGIDLSMVWQGVKNRDIVLNGSNTWEFQNGGRGQAMEHHLDRWTPATAATASYPRLAVGANPNNQRLSSFWVKDGSYLRLKNLELGYTLPAHWIKFARLQTVRAFANGYNLLTFTGLDRVDPESYQGGYPNQRVFNIGVNVQL
- a CDS encoding RagB/SusD family nutrient uptake outer membrane protein, with the translated sequence MKRYWIMLLFTTLALAQDSCRRTLETEPQDRLTDDLVFDQIDKNADNARAFLMSVYQQLPDGYNRIDNAFLDCATDDAVASRDGNLTDDFRKGRISPQNVIDNAWERNYNGIRRANIFLSRIDKVPTTTENKQYWKAEARFLRAFFYFELLKRWGGVPLMADTVLTINDRLNYSRNTITETVQHILAELNTVQDLLLPPTLADADYGRATKGAAMALKARLLLYWASPLYNTNNDPARWANAATAAADIVRLNNYNLATDFIGLFISTKNTEFIFNRQRTPDQSVEQNNGPVGYLNAAAGKGYTSPSQELVDAFPMINGLPITDTRSEYDAARPYDKRDPRLAATVFYNGSKWLNRLVETFDGGLDKPGGIITQTKTGYYLRKFMGKFESASAYSNQQHHVILLRYAEVLLNLAEARNEEQGPVKEAVDALIALRKRAGILPGTDNRYGIPAAVSQAQLRTIIQNERRIELAFEEHRHWDLRRWKLAGTVLNKPVTGMRITPQQGGTFTYTRFEVTPASFAERLYWYPIPYSEIETNPNMRQNNGWNF